In the Ipomoea triloba cultivar NCNSP0323 chromosome 6, ASM357664v1 genome, one interval contains:
- the LOC116022026 gene encoding uncharacterized protein LOC116022026, with protein MDSETLASMEPNLQSPAAKSPAPQLPPPSTPQSSQVLRQWRPAAQRNIKNQWLKLVSLWKDWLSSSSSARSHATSLVNSYLSQRYMDGMELGVLSDVPDIRKKACHKLSRQQVTNRSNLLSSYKNMVGIVTQMVNTSRSMRCYLRGTSSSPIIQFSSNQDNQNDTGDGGGVPVFTFLAIASFEKMAEELVQMLKSEMSLKRLLVMELCSISDKDNNSIVWSEELYPGEFDDLIICGLYSDEASELIFPSDASYKSDMPTNLSGHQEERNVLQVYLTTWLAEVKIDRLRIDEIFAIVGEEVHITLSS; from the exons ATGGACTCAGAAACCTTGGCATCCATGGAGCCCAATCTCCAAAGCCCTGCCGCGAAATCTCCGGCGCCACAACTACCGCCGCCGTCGACGCCACAATCCTCTCAAGTTTTGCGGCAGTGGAGGCCGGCGGCGCAGCGGAATATCAAAAACCAGTGGTTGAAATTGGTTTCTCTCTGGAAGGATTGgctctcttcctcctcctccgctCGCTCGCACGCCACTTCTCTAGTGAACTCTTATCTCTCGCAGAG GTACATGGATGGAATGGAGTTGGGAGTTTTGAGTGATGTGCCAGATATAAGAAAGAAAGCATGCCATAAGTTATCCAGGCAGCAG GTGACCAATAGAAGTAACCTCTTGTCATCCTACAAAAATATG GTTGGCATTGTAACTCAGATGGTCAACACTTCTAGATCCATGAGGTGTTATCTCAGAGGGACCAGCAGCAGCCCAATTATACAGTTTTCTAGCAACCAAGATAACCAGAATGACACTGGCGATGGTGGCGGAGTTCCTGTGTTCACATTTTTGGCAATCGCTTCTTTTG AGAAAATGGCGGAAGAGTTGGTTCAAATGTTAAAATCTGAAATGAGTTTAAAG CGGTTACTTGTAATGGAGTTGTGCTCCATTAGTGACAAAGATAACAACAGCATTGTTTGGTCAGAGGAGTTATATCCGGGGGAGTTTGATGATCTCATTATATGCGGTTTGTACTCCGATGAAGCTAGTGAGCTAATCTTTCCAAGTGACGCAAGTTACAAATCAGATATGCCTACAAATTTATCTGGCCATCAAGAAGAGCGGAATGTTCTCCAG GTATACTTAACAACATGGCTTGCAGAAGTGAAGATTGACAGATTGAG GATCGATGAAATATTCGCCATAGTAGGAGAGGAAGTTCACATTACTCTCTCTTCTTGA
- the LOC116022027 gene encoding biotin carboxyl carrier protein of acetyl-CoA carboxylase 2, chloroplastic-like: MASFTVPSPKTSAFLSGAQTRQLLPPQNSVSFRSGPRSGPALQGGFKVRAQISEVAAIEKSANSKPVVEKKTDEEIPKAEKTIPDASSISAFMSQAAQLVELVDSRDIVELQLKQNGCEIVIRKKEALQQNVAPAPIIMQQPAIPQAYAQPQLPPPAAAPAPAPAKAVPALPAPSKPASSHPPFKCPMAGTFYRSPAPGAPAFVKVGDKVQKGQVLCIIEAMKLMNEIEADQSGTIVEIVAEDGKPVSVDTPLFVIAP; this comes from the exons ATGGCTTCTTTCACCGTCCCTTCTCCCAAAACCTCCGCTTTCTTGAGTGGCGCCCAGACCCGCCAGCTTCTTCCGCCCCAGAACTCCGTTTCTTTCCGATCTGGGCCGAGATCCGGGCCCGCATTGCAG GGTGGTTTTAAGGTGCGTGCGCAGATCAGTGAG GTTGCTGCCATTGAGAAATCGGCGAATTCTAAGCCAGTTGTAGAGAAAAAGACTGATGAAGAAATTCCCAAAGCTGAGAAGACTATCCCAGATGCTTCCTCAATTTCAGCATTCATGTCTCAAGCAGCCCAGCTTGTTGA GCTTGTGGATTCAAGAGACATTGTTGAGTTGCAGCTAAAGCAGAATGGCTGTGAAATCGTTATAAGGAAGAAGGAAGCGTTGCAGCAAAACGTTGCACCTGCTCCCATTATTATGCAACAGCCCGCCATCCCGCAGGCCTATGCTCAGCCCCAGCTGCCTCCTCCTGCTGCTGCTCCCGCTCCAGCTCCTGCTAAAGCAGTGCCTGCCCTTCCAGCCCCTTCGAAGCCAGCTTCATCTCATCCTCCATTTAAGTGTCCCATGGCGGGAACATTTTACCGCTCCCCTGCCCCAGGGGCACCGGCTTTTGTGAAG GTAGGAGACAAAGTCCAAAAAGGGCAAGTACTTTGCATCATTGAGGCAATGAAACTGATGAATGAAATTGAG GCTGATCAATCTGGGACTATAGTCGAGATAGTAGCTGAAGATGGCAAGCCTGTCAGTGTGGACACA CCCTTGTTTGTCATTGCGCCCTGA
- the LOC116022328 gene encoding diacylglycerol kinase 1, which produces MEDFREPDFLFPSWIVKNHSEMAESRVFILSCVVAGLIGILTIFYTAFQWRRNINLGWMKAIARSKKHPKARHKVPAAPHNWDLDDVSRGKSLNCFVCLKSISPSQTLGPLEGVFNRCSVCGAAAHLSCSSAAHKDCKCVSMVGFKHVVHQWAVRWTEVADLPDETSFCSYCEEPCSGSFLGGSPIWCCLWCQRLVHVDCHSSMCNEIGDICDLGPFRRLILSPLYVKELRRTSSGGLLSSITHGANEFASSVRATIRSQSKKYKHGHEKHRNEVSAETGNANAVDDPSTESTADSSQAVNGSHIMDENCNGGIHSESVDKEQDGDVKKLETKASLKKSSSINQKDEAQSIGMRQKYEVTELPSDVRPLLVFINKKSGAQRGSSLRRRLNILLNPVQVFELSSAQGPEAGLFLFRKVPHFRILVCGGDGTVGWVLNAIDKQNFVSPPPVAILPAGTGNDLARVLSWGRGLGSVEREGGLCTLLNDIEQAAVTVLDRWKVSVSYQQGKQLEPPKFMNNYLGVGCDAKVALEIHNLREENPEKFYNQFMNKVLYAREGARSIMDRTFADFPWQVRVEVDGVEIEVPEDAEGVLVANIGSYMGGVDLWQNEDESYDNLDPQSMHDKILEVVSISGTWHLGKLQVGLSKARRLAQGQSIKIQLFAAFPVQIDGEPWYQPPCTLTITHHGQAFMLKRAAEEPLGHAAAIIADVLESAESSQVINASQKRALLQEMALRLS; this is translated from the exons ATGGAAGATTTCCGGGAACCTGATTTTCTGTTTCCGAGTTGGATTGTTAAGAATCACTCAGAAATGGCAGAATCTCGGGTTTTCATTCTGTCTTGTGTGGTTGCGGGGTTAATAGggattttgactattttttacACTGCTTTTCAATGGAGAAGGAATATAAACTTGGGTTGGATGAAAGCCATTGCTAGGTCGAAGAAACATCCGAAAGCAAGACACAAAGTTCCTGCTGCTCCACACAATTGGGATCTGGATGATGTTTCTCGAGGGAAAAGTCTAAACTGTTTCGTATGCTTAAAGTCTATTTCTCCCTCACAAACGCTTGGTCCTTTGGAGGGTGTTTTTAATAGATGCAGCGTATGTGGTGCAGCAGCTCACCTGAGTTGCTCGTCAGCTGCTCACAAGGATTGCAAGTGTGTTTCTATGGTTGGATTTAAGCATGTGGTGCATCAGTGGGCAGTTCGGTGGACAGAGGTAGCTGATCTACCAGATGAGACTTCTTTCTGCAGCTACTGTGAAGAGCCATGCAGTGGATCTTTCCTTGGTGGATCCCCTATTTGGTGCTGCTTATGGTGTCAGCGTTTGGTTCATGTTGATTGCCATAGTAGTATGTGTAATGAGATAGGCGATATTTGTGACTTGGGCCCTTTCAGAAGGCTTATTCTGTCACCACTTTATGTTAAAGAATTGCGTCGAACTTCTTCTGGTGGATTACTTAGCTCTATTACTCATGGAGCCAATGAGTTTGCATCCTCTGTTCGTGCTACTATTAGAAGCCAAAGCAAAAAATACAAACATGGACATGAGAAACACAGAAATGAGGTTTCTGCAGAAACAGGAAATGCGAATGCTGTTGATGATCCTTCTACTGAAAGCACTGCTGATAGTAGTCAAGCAGTAAATGGCTCCCATATAATGGATGAGAACTGTAACGGTGGTATACATTCAGAGAGCGTTGACAAGGAGCAGGATGGTGATGTTAAGAAGCTAGAAACCAAGGCTAGTTTAAAGAAAAGTTCCTCTATTAATCAAAAGGACGAGGCTCAATCTATAGGGATGAGACAGAAATATGAGGTGACTGAATTGCCTTCTGATGTTAGACCTCTGCTAGTTTTCATTAACAAGAAAAGTGGAGCTCAACGAGGAAGTTCACTTAGGCGACGATTAAACATCCTTCTAAATCCCGTGCAG GTATTTGAGTTGAGTTCAGCACAGGGACCCGAAGCTGGCCTCTTTTTGTTCAGAAAGGTACCCCACTTCAGAATACTAGTATGTGGAGGTGATGGTACAGTGGGCTGGGTTTTAAATGCCATAGACAAGCAAAACTTTGTTTCACCCCCACCAGTGGCCATACTTCCTGCTGGGACAGGAAATGATTTGGCTCGAGTTCTTTCTTGGGGTCGTGGTTTGGGCTCAGTTGAGAGAGAAGGAGGCCTTTGCACACTTCTTAATGACATAGAACAAGCTGCAGTCACTGTCCTTGATCGATGGAAAGTCTCTGTTTCATATCAACAAGGAAAGCAGCTTGAACCACCTAAATTCATGAACAATTACCTTG GGGTTGGATGTGATGCGAAAGTTGCATTGGAAATACATAATCTGAGGGAGGAGAACCCAGAAAAGTTCTACAATCAG TTCATGAACAAAGTTCTTTATGCTAGAGAAGGTGCCAGAAGTATCATGGATAGGACTTTTGCAGATTTTCCTTGGCAAGTCCGAGTGGAAGTGGATGGTGTTGAAATTGAGGTTCCTGAG GATGCAGAGGGTGTTCTTGTAGCTAATATTGGCAGTTATATGGGAGGTGTGGACCTGTGGCAGAATGAGGATGAAAGCTACGATAATTTGGATCCTCAATCCATGCATGATAAGATACTAGAAGTTGTCAGCATTTCAGGGACATGGCATCTTGGGAAGCTTCAG GTAGGGCTATCTAAAGCTAGGAGGCTTGCTCAGGGTCAATCCATCAAAATCCAACTTTTTGCTGCCTTTCCTGTCCAAATAGATGGAGAGCCTTGGTATCAACCACCCTGCACATTGACCATAACACACCATGGACAG GCCTTCATGCTAAAGAGAGCAGCAGAGGAGCCACTTGGTCACGCTGCTGCCATAATTGCTGATGTACTCGAGAGTGCTGAATCTAGTCAAGTGATTAATGCATCACAGAAGAGAGCACTTCTTCAAGAAATGGCACTTCGACTGTCCTAG
- the LOC116022369 gene encoding uncharacterized protein LOC116022369: MVQKRPFDQELQELSSKQPRHVEPSDQLDSLGVSQEPIALKSHSSGEGEDTPLKSQFTREEKFDSACAADVRSSERDIEPGIPGSASNSSWATSSTSEEDVKSEGPYHILVSPEHYNLDLPSFRNVSRSKLIYSSLMRSPPRKLVPIGPDYQADLPDFVGHEKKKTCYSEETCKADITSQALESDSNGHLNDDDRLAGTSIIPMPKLESAGYNDESVGSGSGSGDCLCEDAGSIRCTRQHVFEAREKLKTVLGEETFVKLGFYDIGEVVALRWSEEEQELFHDIVFSNPASVGKNFWNHLSVEFPSRTMKQIVSYYFNVFMLRRRAEQNRFDPLNVDSDNDEWQAPEESSGDEAKMTDEDEDSVVESPVYLDDYGRNEIYRYDDIGLPVWEEYKDISNETNKVVNYESVGCADKAFEKCSSEPTARNEDRDFPNGFGDENGNCTTVTPKAPHVKSDIGKDWSRSFVGMGSDSGHDFVLEPCSGKEWDVGFFSCPKSKVDLLPTCTMIEEVFGDKDWNYSSRGDGHGSS, encoded by the exons ATGGTGCAAAAACGGCCATTTGACCAGGAGTTGCAGGAGCTTTCATCCAAGCAACCTAGGCATGTAGAGCCTAGTGATCAGCTAGATTCTTTGGGGGTTTCTCAGGAACCAATAGCTTTGAAGTCTCACTCATCAG GTGAAGGTGAGGACACTCCACTGAAAAGCCAATTCACACGTGAGGAGAAATTTGATAGTGCATGTGCTGCTGATGTTCGTAGCTCTGAGAGAGACATAGAGCCAGGCATTCCTGGTTCTGCTTCGAATTCGTCCTGGGCCACTAGCAGCACCAGTGAAGAAGATGTTAAGTCAGAGGGTCCTTATCACATTTTAGTGTCGCCTGAGCATTACAATCTTGACCTTCCATCATTTAGGAATGTTTCTCGCTCAAAACTGATATATTCTTCTCTTATGAGAAGTCCTCCTCGAAAGTTGGTTCCTATTGGTCCTGATTACCAGGCAGATTTACCAGATTTTGTTGGACATGAGAAGAAGAAAACCTGTTATTCAGAGGAAACATGTAAAGCAGATATTACTTCCCAAGCTTTGGAGTCGGATAGCAATGGCCATCTTAATGATGATGATAGACTTGCTGGGACCTCTATCATTCCCATGCCCAAACTGGAATCTGCTGGATACAATGATGAGAGTGTTGGATCTGGGAGTGGAAGTGGTGATTGTCTTTGTGAAGATGCAGGTTCCATTAGATGCACTCGGCAACATGTTTTTGAAGCAAGAGAAAAACTTAAAACAGTACTTGGGGAGGAGACCTTTGTCAAGCTGGGTTTTTATGATATTGGTGAGGTAGTGGCATTAAGGTGGAGTGAAGAAGAACAGGAATTGTTCCATGACATTGTCTTTTCAAACCCCGCATCAGTGGGTAAGAACTTCTGGAACCATCTCAGCGTTGAGTTTCCTTCTCGGACTATGAAGCAAATAGTGAGTTACTACTTCAATGTCTTCATGTTGAGAAGGCGAGCCGAGCAGAATAGGTTTGACCCCTTGAATGTTGATAGTGACAATGATGAATGGCAAGCACCCGAGGAGTCTTCCGGTGATGAAGCTAAAATGACTGACGAAGATGAAGACTCGGTTGTTGAATCACCTGTTTATCTTGATGATTATGGCCGCAATGAGATCTACAGGTATGATGACATCGGGCTCCCTGTCTGGGAAGAATACAAGGATATTAGCAATGAGACAAATAAGGTTGTCAATTATGAATCAGTAGGATGCGCTGATAAGGCATTTGAGAAGTGCAGTTCTGAACCAACAGCAAGGAACGAGGACAGAGATTTTCCAAATGGTTTTGGTGATGAAAATGGCAATTGTACTACTGTTACTCCAAAAGCACCACATGTGAAGTCTGATATTGGTAAAGATTGGTCACGAAGCTTTGTGGGTATGGGCAGTGACAGTGGTCATGATTTTGTGTTGGAGCCCTGTAGTGGCAAGGAATGGGATGTCGGGTTCTTTAGCTGCCCTAAAAGCAAAGTTGACTTGTTGCCCACTTGCACTATGATTGAAGAAGTATTCGGGGACAAGGACTGGAATTACTCGAGTAGAGGAGATGGCCATGGGTCAAGCTAG
- the LOC116023745 gene encoding uncharacterized protein LOC116023745 — translation MDRATHRNGALGKIMRDLKKTLASSSMATPPGAISATLAKSFADILSSNSPDAVSFKPPERYKGVPAVSFSKAEIDLFAQRYKFALVGKFPQGRPSIATFRKAFEAIGFGGVFSIGLIDHKHLLLNFDREEDFQRCWLRKSWMLNGFLMKVFKWSPDFRPDVESPIVPVWIALEGLPAHLLDKRALFTIANLVGKPLKIDSSTLTHNRPSVARICVELDVSKERPDVVWINNGEYGGFYQSITYEFIPDYCFDCKKFGHLSAICFHNKQDQIPQSQSSQPLVSRQPPPVVAPPKKLWKKVIPPIIPKAPVFDITNPPQSSLQDLSASEDPQASLVETPLSNPPISSPKHLESIPPFNHALDPVLIDDHCPQLSRKFNLDNSQGHMSDGKTSQQPSFNEAFETFRRFRPSFREEKASQKRLLKLYTFGYNSVGRWDPYESFFLSSLEMKLMFWNVRGLLSSRRRLRRIVRRENLSLLAVSEPLISLDQADILARSLNFHSFFCSTRCKLWLFWLDSFHLEVITDSDQFIHCRLCYLPWNFSFDFVAVYAKHSRGERQCLWNQLSSILSLPNPVLIGGDFNVIAEIAEYKGNATPDLNSIADFSSFISSHSLFDLPTLGGTYTWTGVRSSGTVWKRLDRFLLNADFRDFFSGVTGVLLNRTTSDHSPIIFSGCNANMSAPKQFRFQKMWTTHKNFLDLVQANWQEPHEGYGMRALAFKLKRLKSKLRDWNRSTFGNIFDKVKKAEETVSEAQSRFDDEPNETNRETLNREKALLLLSLKQEEMFWKQKARIKWLSEGDANTAFFHATVKDRIRKQRICGVRNSEGLILTEQQEIQNEAVKYFSELFKAEDCSNIHDLLEFIPPLLSEKENQALSSVVSPEEIKTAVWDLDPDSTPGPDGFSGAFFRCCWDIIKQDVHIAVLDFSAGVPIPQAIASAQIVLIPKKSNPETFADFRPISLCSFVSKIFTRIIATRMRNILPFLISPEQAGFVKGRSIQDNILLAMELLQSIDKRCRGCNVAIKLDMMKAFDRVAWPFLKALLLKFGFSTFFVNLIMQNLTATRFSVLVNGVSSGFFQPSRGVKQGDPLSPLLFILTSEGLSRALVRKVGTGMIQPYKNPSAACPIITHLAFADDILIFASGSRKSLQNIKATLQEYEQASGQKINFSKSFFVTSKFASTARINTITRELGMHRHTIPFKYLGVNLFKGRNKSFYYQHILDGIDKRLLGWQRKLLSTGGRIILIKHVLSTIPLYSLASIQLPKGVIHSIEQRMANFFWGSNQGHNKRHWTSWSKLCFPEKEGGLGFRSLPALQSTFAAKLWFSYCKGGTIWSDYMRILHPNPNKPSSYSDSITWRRMKSVSSTVEDNITFLEDELIWQPSTLGSFTFDTAYNLFRPSKCVTLSYSNIWSNLIPKKISVFLWRMLHRHLPFPDCIQKFGFHQPSVCPFCWNENASLEHCMRSCSSIIEIWVYFANLFNVNLGLATSVRTTCHVWWLSAEPEDGWSNVSATIRKLMPCFILWNVWKKYNTLIYEGGRYSQDRIIWEIKNDFLAFSVTHPFCSSKASDQRFIEAGLVTSFTNPRPKKTLWIKWQHPPIGRLKLNSDASFSAISCGGEAEALALAFAMRWCDLAARKPTLIEVDSSVLVHLILNHEAPIPWKIRQSIFTIRQLLSSWSSSIAHSYRETNKVADSLASFGCNLLSPSVFFTPISLPPSVISSLLYDWRGLLTPRLSS, via the exons ATGGATAGGGCCACTCATAGAAATGGAGCCCTTGGGAAGATAATGAGAGACCTTAAAAAAACCCTAGCTTCTTCTTCCATGGCAACGCCGCCGGGGGCCATCTCGGCCACCCTGGCCAAATCTTTTGCAGACATCCTCTCCTCAAATTCCCCTGATGCAGTCTCTTTCAAACCTCCTGAAAGATACAAAGGTGTACCAGCCGTCTCCTTTTCGAAAGCTGAGATTGATCTCTTTGCTCAAAGATACAAATTTGCTTTAGTTGGTAAATTCCCCCAAGGTCGCCCATCCATAGCAACCTTCCGAAAAGCTTTTGAAGCTATTGGTTTTGGGGGAGTTTTCTCGATTGGCCTCATAGATCATAAACACCTTCTCCTTAACTTCGACCGAGAAGAAGACTTCCAAAGATGCTGGCTACGAAAATCCTGGATGCTTAATGGTTTCCTGATGAAAGTCTTCAAATGGTCGCCGGATTTCCGACCAGATGTGGAGTCTCCGATCGTCCCTGTCTGGATAGCTTTAGAAGGTCTCCCAGCTCATCTCCTAGATAAACGAGCTCTTTTCACTATAGCAAATCTGGTTGGTAAACCTCTCAAAATCGATTCGTCAACACTAACTCACAATCGTCCCTCCGTAGCAAGAATCTGCGTGGAACTGGATGTTTCAAAAGAAAGACCAGATGTAGTCTGGATCAACAATGGTGAATATGGGGGATTTTACCAATCAATTACCTATGAGTTCATTCCAGATTACTGCTTTGATTGCAAAAAATTTGGTCACTTGTCAGCTATCTGCTTCCATAATAAACAGGATCAGATTCCTCAAAGCCAGTCATCCCAGCCTCTTGTTTCTCGCCAACCTCCCCCTGTTGTGGCTCCTCCAAAAAAGCTTTGGAAAAAAGTAATCCCTCCTATCATTCCTAAAGCTCCAGTGTTTGACATCACCAACCCCCCTCAATCTTCCTTGCAAGACCTCTCTGCTTCAGAAGATCCTCAAGCGAGTCTGGTTGAAACTCCTTTAAGCAACCCACCTATCTCCTCTCCCAAACACCTAGAATCCATCCCTCCTTTTAACCATGCCTTGGACCCGGTTCTTATTGATGATCATTGTCCTCAACTTTCCCGAAAATTCAATTTAGATAACTCTCAAGGCCATATGTCAGATGGTAAAACTTCCCAG CAACCTTCTTTCAATGAAGCTTTCGAGACCTTTCGACGATTTCGTCCCAGTTTCAGGGAAGAAAAGGCGTCCCAGAAAAGACTACTCAAACTCTACACCTTCGGTTACAACTCGGTTGGCCGCTGGGACCCTTACGAGAGTTTCTTTCTCTCATCGCTGGAAATGAAGCTCATGTTCTGGAATGTCAGGGGTCTTCTCTCTTCACGTCGTAGACTCCGGAGAATTGTGAGACGTGAAAATCTTTCTCTTCTTGCTGTTTCTGAACCTCTTATTTCACTTGATCAAGCAGATATCTTGGCTCGAAGTCTTAATTTTCACTCTTTTTTCTGTTCTACAAGATGCAAATTATGGCTTTTTTGGCTGGACTCTTTTCATCTTGAAGTTATCACTGATTCTGATCAATTTATACATTGCCGATTATGTTATCTACCTTGGAACTTCTCTTTTGATTTTGTTGCAGTTTATGCTAAACACAGTAGAGGTGAAAGACAGTGCCTCTGGAACCAATTAAGCAGTATTCTCTCACTGCCTAACCCTGTTCTAATAGGGGGAGATTTCAATGTCATTGCTGAAATTGCAGAATACAAGGGCAATGCAACACCAGATTTGAATTCTATAGCAGACTTCTCATCCTTTATTTCATCCCACTCTCTTTTTGATCTACCCACACTTGGAGGTACATATACCTGGACGGGAGTGCGGTCTTCTGGTACCGTTTGGAAGAGACTAGATCGATTTCTTCTAAATGCAGATTTCAGAGATTTTTTCTCGGGTGTCACAGGAGTCCTTCTTAACAGAACTACATCAGATCACTCACCGATCATCTTCTCAGGCTGTAATGCCAACATGTCGGCACCTAAACAATTCAGATTTCAGAAGATGTGGACTACTCATAAGAACTTTCTCGACCTGGTACAAGCAAACTGGCAGGAACCTCATGAAGGATATGGTATGAGAGCCCTTGCTTTCAAACTTAAAAGACTTAAGTCGAAACTACGAGATTGGAATCGATCAACTTTTGGCAACATATTTGATAAGGTCAAGAAAGCGGAAGAAACAGTCTCTGAAGCTCAGTCTCGTTTCGATGATGAACCAAACGAGACAAACAGAGAAACTCTCAATCGTGAAAAAGCTCTCCTCCTACTTTCCTTAAAACAAGAGGAAATGTTTTGGAAACAGAAAGCTCGAATAAAATGGCTTAGTGAAGGTGATGCTAATACAGCTTTCTTTCATGCAACGGTGAAAGACCGAATCAGAAAGCAACGCATTTGTGGAGTTAGAAATTCTGAAGGACTCATCCTCACAGAACAACAAGAAATCCAAAATGAAGCAgtgaaatatttttcagaattaTTTAAAGCAGAGGATTGCTCAAATATTCATGATCTTCTGGAATTTATCCCACCGCTCCTTTCTGAGAAGGAAAATCAAGCTCTAAGCTCAGTTGTCTCACCGGAAGAAATAAAAACAGCAGTTTGGGACTTGGACCCAGACAGCACTCCTGGACCAGATGGTTTCTCTGGAGCCTTCTTCCGTTGTTGCTGGGATATAATCAAACAAGATGTTCACATAGCGGTGCTTGATTTTTCTGCTGGAGTCCCAATCCCCCAAGCAATCGCAAGTGCACAAATTGTGCTCatcccaaaaaaatcaaatcctGAAACTTTTGCGGATTTTAGGCCAATATCACTATGCTCCTTTGTAAGCAAGATTTTCACTCGCATCATAGCAACCCGGATGCGCAACATCCTTCCATTTCTTATATCTCCAGAACAAGCTGGTTTTGTTAAAGGAAGGTCGATTCAAGACAACATTCTCCTGGCCATGGAACTCTTACAATCAATTGATAAAAGATGTCGTGGTTGTAATGTTGCAATCAAGCTTGATATGATGAAAGCATTTGACCGTGTAGCTTGGCCTTTCCTGAAAGCTCTACTTCTCAAATTTGGCTTCTCTACTTTTTTTGTCAACCTAATCATGCAAAACCTCACTGCCACGCGCTTCTCAGTTCTTGTCAACGGAGTGAGTAGCGGTTTCTTCCAACCATCAAGAGGAGTTAAACAAGGTGACCCCCTATCACCTTTGCTATTCATACTGACTTCAGAAGGACTCTCAAGAGCTTTAGTCAGGAAAGTTGGGACAGGTATGATTCAACCATACAAGAACCCCTCAGCTGCTTGCCCGATCATTACTCATCTTGCTTTTGCAGATGATATTCTTATTTTTGCAAGTGGAAGCCGAAAATCCTTGCAGAATATAAAGGCTACACTTCAAGAATATGAGCAAGCATCAGGACAGAAAATCAACTTTTCCAAAAGTTTCTTTGTTACTTCAAAATTTGCTTCCACAGCAAGAATCAACACAATCACTCGAGAGCTTGGTATGCATAGACACACTATTCCTTTCAAATATCTTGGAGTCAATTTGTTTAAAGGAAGAAATAAAAGCTTTTACTACCAACATATCCTAGATGGGATTGACAAAAGATTACTTGGCTGGCAGAGAAAACTTCTTTCTACAGGCGGAAGAATCATTTTGATCAAACACGTCCTATCAACAATCCCTTTGTACTCACTGGCTTCGATACAACTCCCTAAAGGAGTTATCCATTCTATTGAGCAAAGGATGGCAAACTTTTTCTGGGGTTCTAACCAAGGTCACAATAAAAGGCATTGGACTTCCTGGTCCAAACTTTGTTTTCCAGAAAAAGAGGGAGGCTTGGGTTTTAGATCTTTACCGGCTTTGCAATCCACTTTTGCTGCCAAACTTTGGTTTTCATACTGCAAAGGAGGCACCATATGGAGTGACTACATGAGAATCCTGCATCCAAACCCAAACAAACCTTCGAGTTATTCTGACTCAATAACTTGGCGACGAATGAAATCTGTGTCTTCTACAGTTGAGGATAACATCACTTTCTTAGAGGATGAGTTGATCTGGCAACCTTCTACCTTGGGATCTTTCACCTTCGACACAGCTTACAACCTCTTCCGTCCAAGTAAGTGTGTCACTTTGTCTTATTCAAATATTTGGTCAAATTTAATACCCAAAAAAATCTCAGTCTTCCTTTGGAGAATGCTTCATCGTCATCTTCCCTTTCCGGATTGTATTCAAAAATTTGGTTTTCACCAACCTTCAGTTTGCCCTTTCTGTTGGAATGAGAATGCTTCTCTTGAACATTGCATGCGGAGTTGTTCAAGCATTATAGAAATTTGGGTTTATTTTGCAAACCTCTTCAATGTCAATCTTGGTCTTGCCACCTCAGTTCGAACAACATGCCATGTCTGGTGGCTATCAGCAGAACCAGAAGACGGATGGAGTAATGTTTCAGCTACCATTCGAAAATTAATGCCTTGCTTTATTCTATGGAATGTATGGAAGAAGTACAACACTCTGATTTATGAAGGAGGGCGCTACTCGCAGGACCGTATTATTTGGGAGATTAAAAATGATTTCCTTGCCTTTTCGGTAACCCATCCCTTTTGTTCCTCAAAAGCCTCCGACCAAAGATTTATTGAAGCCGGTCTCGTGACTTCTTTCACTAACCCGAGACCAAAGAAGACCCTTTGGATTAAATGGCAACACCCTCCCATTGGACGCTTAAAGCTCAATTCTGATGCTTCCTTTTCAGCAATCTCTTGTGGAGGAG AAGCGGAAGCTCTTGCTCTTGCCTTTGCTATGAGATGGTGTGATCTGGCAGCTCGTAAACCAACTCTCATTGAAGTGGACTCCTCAGTTCTTGTCCATCTCATTCTTAATCACGAAGCTCCAATCCCATGGAAGATTAGACAATCAATTTTCACCATTCGACAATTGCTCTCGTCATGGTCATCTTCAATTGCTCACTCATATAGAGAAACAAACAAGGTTGCAGATTCTTTAGCTTCTTTTGGTTGTAATCTCCTTTCTCCATCTGTTTTTTTCACCCCCATCTCTTTACCTCCTTCTGTTATCTCTTCTCTTTTGTATGACTGGAGGGGTCTTTTGACCCCTAGATTATCCTCCTAA